Proteins encoded within one genomic window of Apis mellifera strain DH4 linkage group LG1, Amel_HAv3.1, whole genome shotgun sequence:
- the LOC409138 gene encoding synaptotagmin-7 isoform X2, whose amino-acid sequence MEIAASAMLDGLKNNRISKLALSRFLSQSLAQLDPANKPASSASGSGTGGTSGTSVGANNLTTSGIATGSSGSGSGATVSGIGTVNAGSSGINIGANVGTGNVASGTVESRTSTIGVQNKQLQNVKGEHPSKAFLQNRSMSLVDMYIDNSEPSENVGQIHFSLEYDFQNTTLILRIIQGKDLPAKDLSGTSDPYVRVTLLPDKKHRLETKIKRRTLNPRWNETFYFEGFPIQKLQSRVLHLHVFDYDRFSRDDSIGEMFLPLCQVDFSDKPSFWKALKPPAKDKCGELLCSLCYHPSNSVLTLTLLKARNLKAKDINGKSDPYVKVWLQFGDKRIEKRKTPIFKCTLNPVFNEAFSFNVPWEKIRECSLDVMVMDFDNIGRNELIGRIQLAGKNGSGASETKHWQDMITKPRQTIVQWHRLKPE is encoded by the exons ATGGAAATCGCAGCCTCTGCAATGTTGGATGGCCTGAAAAACAATCGAATCAGCAAGTTGGCACTGTCGCGGTTCTTGTCGCAGAGTCT AGCGCAACTGGA TCCAGCGAATAAACCAGCATCATCGGCAAGTGGAAGTGGCACCGGCGGAACTAGTGGGACGAGTGTTGGTGCAAATAATTTGACGACAAGCGGAATAGCCACGGGAAGTAGTGGATCTGGATCAGGCGCCACTGTATCTGGCATTGGCACTGTGAATGCAGGGAGTAGTGGCATTAACATCGGGGCGAATGTTGGTACCGGAAATGTGGCCAGTGGAACGGTTGAATCTCGTACATCAACGATCGGAGtacaaaataaacaattgCAAAATGTCAAAGGAGAACATCCTTCG aaagcaTTTCTACAAAATAGATCGATGTCTTTAGTGGACATGTACATTGATAATTCGGAACCCAGCGAAAATGTTGGTCAAATTCATTTTAGTCTGGaatatgattttcaaaatactACACTTATCCTACGTATTATACag GGTAAAGATTTGCCAGCAAAGGACTTATCCGGAACGTCCGATCCTTATGTTCGTGTAACACTTCTGCCGGACAAAAAACACCGACTTGAGACGAAAATAAAGAGACGCACGCTAAATCCTCGATGGaacgaaacattttatttcgaag gttTTCCAATTCAAAAGTTACAAAGTCGAGTGTTACATTTACATGTATTTGATTACGATCGATTTTCAAGAGATGATTCTATTGGAGAAATGTTTCTTCCGCTATGTCAG GTCGATTTTTCGGACAAACCTTCGTTCTGGAAAGCTTTAAAACCTCCAGCAAAAGATAAATGTGGAGAATTATTGTGTTCTTTATGTTATCATCCGAGCAATTCCGTATTGACTTTAACACTTTTGAAAGCTAGAAATTTGAAAGCAAAGGATATTAATGGGAAATCAG ATCCGTACGTAAAAGTATGGTTACAATTTGgagataaaagaattgaaaaacgaaaaactcctatatttaaatgtacttTAAATCCAGTATTTAACGAAGCTTTCTCATTCAACGTACCGTGGGAAAAAATTCGCGAATGCTCATTGGACGTAATGGTAATGGACTTTGATAATATTGGCCGAAATGAATTGATTGGACGAATTCAACTTGCag GAAAAAATGGAAGTGGAGCAAGCGAAACAAAACATTGGCAAGATATGATTACGAAACCACGACAAACAATCGTACAATGGCATCGATTAAAACCGGAATAA
- the LOC409138 gene encoding synaptotagmin-7 isoform X1 → MEIAASAMLDGLKNNRISKLALSRFLSQSLAQLETTGSPANKPASSASGSGTGGTSGTSVGANNLTTSGIATGSSGSGSGATVSGIGTVNAGSSGINIGANVGTGNVASGTVESRTSTIGVQNKQLQNVKGEHPSKAFLQNRSMSLVDMYIDNSEPSENVGQIHFSLEYDFQNTTLILRIIQGKDLPAKDLSGTSDPYVRVTLLPDKKHRLETKIKRRTLNPRWNETFYFEGFPIQKLQSRVLHLHVFDYDRFSRDDSIGEMFLPLCQVDFSDKPSFWKALKPPAKDKCGELLCSLCYHPSNSVLTLTLLKARNLKAKDINGKSDPYVKVWLQFGDKRIEKRKTPIFKCTLNPVFNEAFSFNVPWEKIRECSLDVMVMDFDNIGRNELIGRIQLAGKNGSGASETKHWQDMITKPRQTIVQWHRLKPE, encoded by the exons ATGGAAATCGCAGCCTCTGCAATGTTGGATGGCCTGAAAAACAATCGAATCAGCAAGTTGGCACTGTCGCGGTTCTTGTCGCAGAGTCT AGCGCAACTGGA AACAACCGGTAGTCCAGCGAATAAACCAGCATCATCGGCAAGTGGAAGTGGCACCGGCGGAACTAGTGGGACGAGTGTTGGTGCAAATAATTTGACGACAAGCGGAATAGCCACGGGAAGTAGTGGATCTGGATCAGGCGCCACTGTATCTGGCATTGGCACTGTGAATGCAGGGAGTAGTGGCATTAACATCGGGGCGAATGTTGGTACCGGAAATGTGGCCAGTGGAACGGTTGAATCTCGTACATCAACGATCGGAGtacaaaataaacaattgCAAAATGTCAAAGGAGAACATCCTTCG aaagcaTTTCTACAAAATAGATCGATGTCTTTAGTGGACATGTACATTGATAATTCGGAACCCAGCGAAAATGTTGGTCAAATTCATTTTAGTCTGGaatatgattttcaaaatactACACTTATCCTACGTATTATACag GGTAAAGATTTGCCAGCAAAGGACTTATCCGGAACGTCCGATCCTTATGTTCGTGTAACACTTCTGCCGGACAAAAAACACCGACTTGAGACGAAAATAAAGAGACGCACGCTAAATCCTCGATGGaacgaaacattttatttcgaag gttTTCCAATTCAAAAGTTACAAAGTCGAGTGTTACATTTACATGTATTTGATTACGATCGATTTTCAAGAGATGATTCTATTGGAGAAATGTTTCTTCCGCTATGTCAG GTCGATTTTTCGGACAAACCTTCGTTCTGGAAAGCTTTAAAACCTCCAGCAAAAGATAAATGTGGAGAATTATTGTGTTCTTTATGTTATCATCCGAGCAATTCCGTATTGACTTTAACACTTTTGAAAGCTAGAAATTTGAAAGCAAAGGATATTAATGGGAAATCAG ATCCGTACGTAAAAGTATGGTTACAATTTGgagataaaagaattgaaaaacgaaaaactcctatatttaaatgtacttTAAATCCAGTATTTAACGAAGCTTTCTCATTCAACGTACCGTGGGAAAAAATTCGCGAATGCTCATTGGACGTAATGGTAATGGACTTTGATAATATTGGCCGAAATGAATTGATTGGACGAATTCAACTTGCag GAAAAAATGGAAGTGGAGCAAGCGAAACAAAACATTGGCAAGATATGATTACGAAACCACGACAAACAATCGTACAATGGCATCGATTAAAACCGGAATAA
- the LOC409138 gene encoding synaptotagmin-7 isoform X3 produces MEIAASAMLDGLKNNRISKLALSRFLSQSLTTGSPANKPASSASGSGTGGTSGTSVGANNLTTSGIATGSSGSGSGATVSGIGTVNAGSSGINIGANVGTGNVASGTVESRTSTIGVQNKQLQNVKGEHPSKAFLQNRSMSLVDMYIDNSEPSENVGQIHFSLEYDFQNTTLILRIIQGKDLPAKDLSGTSDPYVRVTLLPDKKHRLETKIKRRTLNPRWNETFYFEGFPIQKLQSRVLHLHVFDYDRFSRDDSIGEMFLPLCQVDFSDKPSFWKALKPPAKDKCGELLCSLCYHPSNSVLTLTLLKARNLKAKDINGKSDPYVKVWLQFGDKRIEKRKTPIFKCTLNPVFNEAFSFNVPWEKIRECSLDVMVMDFDNIGRNELIGRIQLAGKNGSGASETKHWQDMITKPRQTIVQWHRLKPE; encoded by the exons ATGGAAATCGCAGCCTCTGCAATGTTGGATGGCCTGAAAAACAATCGAATCAGCAAGTTGGCACTGTCGCGGTTCTTGTCGCAGAGTCT AACAACCGGTAGTCCAGCGAATAAACCAGCATCATCGGCAAGTGGAAGTGGCACCGGCGGAACTAGTGGGACGAGTGTTGGTGCAAATAATTTGACGACAAGCGGAATAGCCACGGGAAGTAGTGGATCTGGATCAGGCGCCACTGTATCTGGCATTGGCACTGTGAATGCAGGGAGTAGTGGCATTAACATCGGGGCGAATGTTGGTACCGGAAATGTGGCCAGTGGAACGGTTGAATCTCGTACATCAACGATCGGAGtacaaaataaacaattgCAAAATGTCAAAGGAGAACATCCTTCG aaagcaTTTCTACAAAATAGATCGATGTCTTTAGTGGACATGTACATTGATAATTCGGAACCCAGCGAAAATGTTGGTCAAATTCATTTTAGTCTGGaatatgattttcaaaatactACACTTATCCTACGTATTATACag GGTAAAGATTTGCCAGCAAAGGACTTATCCGGAACGTCCGATCCTTATGTTCGTGTAACACTTCTGCCGGACAAAAAACACCGACTTGAGACGAAAATAAAGAGACGCACGCTAAATCCTCGATGGaacgaaacattttatttcgaag gttTTCCAATTCAAAAGTTACAAAGTCGAGTGTTACATTTACATGTATTTGATTACGATCGATTTTCAAGAGATGATTCTATTGGAGAAATGTTTCTTCCGCTATGTCAG GTCGATTTTTCGGACAAACCTTCGTTCTGGAAAGCTTTAAAACCTCCAGCAAAAGATAAATGTGGAGAATTATTGTGTTCTTTATGTTATCATCCGAGCAATTCCGTATTGACTTTAACACTTTTGAAAGCTAGAAATTTGAAAGCAAAGGATATTAATGGGAAATCAG ATCCGTACGTAAAAGTATGGTTACAATTTGgagataaaagaattgaaaaacgaaaaactcctatatttaaatgtacttTAAATCCAGTATTTAACGAAGCTTTCTCATTCAACGTACCGTGGGAAAAAATTCGCGAATGCTCATTGGACGTAATGGTAATGGACTTTGATAATATTGGCCGAAATGAATTGATTGGACGAATTCAACTTGCag GAAAAAATGGAAGTGGAGCAAGCGAAACAAAACATTGGCAAGATATGATTACGAAACCACGACAAACAATCGTACAATGGCATCGATTAAAACCGGAATAA
- the LOC409138 gene encoding synaptotagmin-7 isoform X4 — MWAAVTRSLEILVAFFEYYTSRAQLETTGSPANKPASSASGSGTGGTSGTSVGANNLTTSGIATGSSGSGSGATVSGIGTVNAGSSGINIGANVGTGNVASGTVESRTSTIGVQNKQLQNVKGEHPSKAFLQNRSMSLVDMYIDNSEPSENVGQIHFSLEYDFQNTTLILRIIQGKDLPAKDLSGTSDPYVRVTLLPDKKHRLETKIKRRTLNPRWNETFYFEGFPIQKLQSRVLHLHVFDYDRFSRDDSIGEMFLPLCQVDFSDKPSFWKALKPPAKDKCGELLCSLCYHPSNSVLTLTLLKARNLKAKDINGKSDPYVKVWLQFGDKRIEKRKTPIFKCTLNPVFNEAFSFNVPWEKIRECSLDVMVMDFDNIGRNELIGRIQLAGKNGSGASETKHWQDMITKPRQTIVQWHRLKPE; from the exons ATGTGGGCTGCAGTCACGAGGTCTTTGGAAATACTGGTTGCCTTCTTCGAATATTACACCAGCAG AGCGCAACTGGA AACAACCGGTAGTCCAGCGAATAAACCAGCATCATCGGCAAGTGGAAGTGGCACCGGCGGAACTAGTGGGACGAGTGTTGGTGCAAATAATTTGACGACAAGCGGAATAGCCACGGGAAGTAGTGGATCTGGATCAGGCGCCACTGTATCTGGCATTGGCACTGTGAATGCAGGGAGTAGTGGCATTAACATCGGGGCGAATGTTGGTACCGGAAATGTGGCCAGTGGAACGGTTGAATCTCGTACATCAACGATCGGAGtacaaaataaacaattgCAAAATGTCAAAGGAGAACATCCTTCG aaagcaTTTCTACAAAATAGATCGATGTCTTTAGTGGACATGTACATTGATAATTCGGAACCCAGCGAAAATGTTGGTCAAATTCATTTTAGTCTGGaatatgattttcaaaatactACACTTATCCTACGTATTATACag GGTAAAGATTTGCCAGCAAAGGACTTATCCGGAACGTCCGATCCTTATGTTCGTGTAACACTTCTGCCGGACAAAAAACACCGACTTGAGACGAAAATAAAGAGACGCACGCTAAATCCTCGATGGaacgaaacattttatttcgaag gttTTCCAATTCAAAAGTTACAAAGTCGAGTGTTACATTTACATGTATTTGATTACGATCGATTTTCAAGAGATGATTCTATTGGAGAAATGTTTCTTCCGCTATGTCAG GTCGATTTTTCGGACAAACCTTCGTTCTGGAAAGCTTTAAAACCTCCAGCAAAAGATAAATGTGGAGAATTATTGTGTTCTTTATGTTATCATCCGAGCAATTCCGTATTGACTTTAACACTTTTGAAAGCTAGAAATTTGAAAGCAAAGGATATTAATGGGAAATCAG ATCCGTACGTAAAAGTATGGTTACAATTTGgagataaaagaattgaaaaacgaaaaactcctatatttaaatgtacttTAAATCCAGTATTTAACGAAGCTTTCTCATTCAACGTACCGTGGGAAAAAATTCGCGAATGCTCATTGGACGTAATGGTAATGGACTTTGATAATATTGGCCGAAATGAATTGATTGGACGAATTCAACTTGCag GAAAAAATGGAAGTGGAGCAAGCGAAACAAAACATTGGCAAGATATGATTACGAAACCACGACAAACAATCGTACAATGGCATCGATTAAAACCGGAATAA
- the LOC409138 gene encoding synaptotagmin-7 isoform X6 translates to MWAAVTRSLEILVAFFEYYTSRAQLDPANKPASSASGSGTGGTSGTSVGANNLTTSGIATGSSGSGSGATVSGIGTVNAGSSGINIGANVGTGNVASGTVESRTSTIGVQNKQLQNVKGEHPSKAFLQNRSMSLVDMYIDNSEPSENVGQIHFSLEYDFQNTTLILRIIQGKDLPAKDLSGTSDPYVRVTLLPDKKHRLETKIKRRTLNPRWNETFYFEGFPIQKLQSRVLHLHVFDYDRFSRDDSIGEMFLPLCQVDFSDKPSFWKALKPPAKDKCGELLCSLCYHPSNSVLTLTLLKARNLKAKDINGKSDPYVKVWLQFGDKRIEKRKTPIFKCTLNPVFNEAFSFNVPWEKIRECSLDVMVMDFDNIGRNELIGRIQLAGKNGSGASETKHWQDMITKPRQTIVQWHRLKPE, encoded by the exons ATGTGGGCTGCAGTCACGAGGTCTTTGGAAATACTGGTTGCCTTCTTCGAATATTACACCAGCAG AGCGCAACTGGA TCCAGCGAATAAACCAGCATCATCGGCAAGTGGAAGTGGCACCGGCGGAACTAGTGGGACGAGTGTTGGTGCAAATAATTTGACGACAAGCGGAATAGCCACGGGAAGTAGTGGATCTGGATCAGGCGCCACTGTATCTGGCATTGGCACTGTGAATGCAGGGAGTAGTGGCATTAACATCGGGGCGAATGTTGGTACCGGAAATGTGGCCAGTGGAACGGTTGAATCTCGTACATCAACGATCGGAGtacaaaataaacaattgCAAAATGTCAAAGGAGAACATCCTTCG aaagcaTTTCTACAAAATAGATCGATGTCTTTAGTGGACATGTACATTGATAATTCGGAACCCAGCGAAAATGTTGGTCAAATTCATTTTAGTCTGGaatatgattttcaaaatactACACTTATCCTACGTATTATACag GGTAAAGATTTGCCAGCAAAGGACTTATCCGGAACGTCCGATCCTTATGTTCGTGTAACACTTCTGCCGGACAAAAAACACCGACTTGAGACGAAAATAAAGAGACGCACGCTAAATCCTCGATGGaacgaaacattttatttcgaag gttTTCCAATTCAAAAGTTACAAAGTCGAGTGTTACATTTACATGTATTTGATTACGATCGATTTTCAAGAGATGATTCTATTGGAGAAATGTTTCTTCCGCTATGTCAG GTCGATTTTTCGGACAAACCTTCGTTCTGGAAAGCTTTAAAACCTCCAGCAAAAGATAAATGTGGAGAATTATTGTGTTCTTTATGTTATCATCCGAGCAATTCCGTATTGACTTTAACACTTTTGAAAGCTAGAAATTTGAAAGCAAAGGATATTAATGGGAAATCAG ATCCGTACGTAAAAGTATGGTTACAATTTGgagataaaagaattgaaaaacgaaaaactcctatatttaaatgtacttTAAATCCAGTATTTAACGAAGCTTTCTCATTCAACGTACCGTGGGAAAAAATTCGCGAATGCTCATTGGACGTAATGGTAATGGACTTTGATAATATTGGCCGAAATGAATTGATTGGACGAATTCAACTTGCag GAAAAAATGGAAGTGGAGCAAGCGAAACAAAACATTGGCAAGATATGATTACGAAACCACGACAAACAATCGTACAATGGCATCGATTAAAACCGGAATAA
- the LOC409138 gene encoding synaptotagmin-7 isoform X5, protein MWAAVTRSLEILVAFFEYYTSRTTGSPANKPASSASGSGTGGTSGTSVGANNLTTSGIATGSSGSGSGATVSGIGTVNAGSSGINIGANVGTGNVASGTVESRTSTIGVQNKQLQNVKGEHPSKAFLQNRSMSLVDMYIDNSEPSENVGQIHFSLEYDFQNTTLILRIIQGKDLPAKDLSGTSDPYVRVTLLPDKKHRLETKIKRRTLNPRWNETFYFEGFPIQKLQSRVLHLHVFDYDRFSRDDSIGEMFLPLCQVDFSDKPSFWKALKPPAKDKCGELLCSLCYHPSNSVLTLTLLKARNLKAKDINGKSDPYVKVWLQFGDKRIEKRKTPIFKCTLNPVFNEAFSFNVPWEKIRECSLDVMVMDFDNIGRNELIGRIQLAGKNGSGASETKHWQDMITKPRQTIVQWHRLKPE, encoded by the exons ATGTGGGCTGCAGTCACGAGGTCTTTGGAAATACTGGTTGCCTTCTTCGAATATTACACCAGCAG AACAACCGGTAGTCCAGCGAATAAACCAGCATCATCGGCAAGTGGAAGTGGCACCGGCGGAACTAGTGGGACGAGTGTTGGTGCAAATAATTTGACGACAAGCGGAATAGCCACGGGAAGTAGTGGATCTGGATCAGGCGCCACTGTATCTGGCATTGGCACTGTGAATGCAGGGAGTAGTGGCATTAACATCGGGGCGAATGTTGGTACCGGAAATGTGGCCAGTGGAACGGTTGAATCTCGTACATCAACGATCGGAGtacaaaataaacaattgCAAAATGTCAAAGGAGAACATCCTTCG aaagcaTTTCTACAAAATAGATCGATGTCTTTAGTGGACATGTACATTGATAATTCGGAACCCAGCGAAAATGTTGGTCAAATTCATTTTAGTCTGGaatatgattttcaaaatactACACTTATCCTACGTATTATACag GGTAAAGATTTGCCAGCAAAGGACTTATCCGGAACGTCCGATCCTTATGTTCGTGTAACACTTCTGCCGGACAAAAAACACCGACTTGAGACGAAAATAAAGAGACGCACGCTAAATCCTCGATGGaacgaaacattttatttcgaag gttTTCCAATTCAAAAGTTACAAAGTCGAGTGTTACATTTACATGTATTTGATTACGATCGATTTTCAAGAGATGATTCTATTGGAGAAATGTTTCTTCCGCTATGTCAG GTCGATTTTTCGGACAAACCTTCGTTCTGGAAAGCTTTAAAACCTCCAGCAAAAGATAAATGTGGAGAATTATTGTGTTCTTTATGTTATCATCCGAGCAATTCCGTATTGACTTTAACACTTTTGAAAGCTAGAAATTTGAAAGCAAAGGATATTAATGGGAAATCAG ATCCGTACGTAAAAGTATGGTTACAATTTGgagataaaagaattgaaaaacgaaaaactcctatatttaaatgtacttTAAATCCAGTATTTAACGAAGCTTTCTCATTCAACGTACCGTGGGAAAAAATTCGCGAATGCTCATTGGACGTAATGGTAATGGACTTTGATAATATTGGCCGAAATGAATTGATTGGACGAATTCAACTTGCag GAAAAAATGGAAGTGGAGCAAGCGAAACAAAACATTGGCAAGATATGATTACGAAACCACGACAAACAATCGTACAATGGCATCGATTAAAACCGGAATAA
- the LOC409138 gene encoding synaptotagmin-7 isoform X7, with product MEISYSRMGAALSATTGSPANKPASSASGSGTGGTSGTSVGANNLTTSGIATGSSGSGSGATVSGIGTVNAGSSGINIGANVGTGNVASGTVESRTSTIGVQNKQLQNVKGEHPSKAFLQNRSMSLVDMYIDNSEPSENVGQIHFSLEYDFQNTTLILRIIQGKDLPAKDLSGTSDPYVRVTLLPDKKHRLETKIKRRTLNPRWNETFYFEGFPIQKLQSRVLHLHVFDYDRFSRDDSIGEMFLPLCQVDFSDKPSFWKALKPPAKDKCGELLCSLCYHPSNSVLTLTLLKARNLKAKDINGKSDPYVKVWLQFGDKRIEKRKTPIFKCTLNPVFNEAFSFNVPWEKIRECSLDVMVMDFDNIGRNELIGRIQLAGKNGSGASETKHWQDMITKPRQTIVQWHRLKPE from the exons ATGGAAATATCTTATTCGCGGATGGGCGCTGCTTTATCTGC AACAACCGGTAGTCCAGCGAATAAACCAGCATCATCGGCAAGTGGAAGTGGCACCGGCGGAACTAGTGGGACGAGTGTTGGTGCAAATAATTTGACGACAAGCGGAATAGCCACGGGAAGTAGTGGATCTGGATCAGGCGCCACTGTATCTGGCATTGGCACTGTGAATGCAGGGAGTAGTGGCATTAACATCGGGGCGAATGTTGGTACCGGAAATGTGGCCAGTGGAACGGTTGAATCTCGTACATCAACGATCGGAGtacaaaataaacaattgCAAAATGTCAAAGGAGAACATCCTTCG aaagcaTTTCTACAAAATAGATCGATGTCTTTAGTGGACATGTACATTGATAATTCGGAACCCAGCGAAAATGTTGGTCAAATTCATTTTAGTCTGGaatatgattttcaaaatactACACTTATCCTACGTATTATACag GGTAAAGATTTGCCAGCAAAGGACTTATCCGGAACGTCCGATCCTTATGTTCGTGTAACACTTCTGCCGGACAAAAAACACCGACTTGAGACGAAAATAAAGAGACGCACGCTAAATCCTCGATGGaacgaaacattttatttcgaag gttTTCCAATTCAAAAGTTACAAAGTCGAGTGTTACATTTACATGTATTTGATTACGATCGATTTTCAAGAGATGATTCTATTGGAGAAATGTTTCTTCCGCTATGTCAG GTCGATTTTTCGGACAAACCTTCGTTCTGGAAAGCTTTAAAACCTCCAGCAAAAGATAAATGTGGAGAATTATTGTGTTCTTTATGTTATCATCCGAGCAATTCCGTATTGACTTTAACACTTTTGAAAGCTAGAAATTTGAAAGCAAAGGATATTAATGGGAAATCAG ATCCGTACGTAAAAGTATGGTTACAATTTGgagataaaagaattgaaaaacgaaaaactcctatatttaaatgtacttTAAATCCAGTATTTAACGAAGCTTTCTCATTCAACGTACCGTGGGAAAAAATTCGCGAATGCTCATTGGACGTAATGGTAATGGACTTTGATAATATTGGCCGAAATGAATTGATTGGACGAATTCAACTTGCag GAAAAAATGGAAGTGGAGCAAGCGAAACAAAACATTGGCAAGATATGATTACGAAACCACGACAAACAATCGTACAATGGCATCGATTAAAACCGGAATAA